From the Streptomyces sp. Sge12 genome, the window GGTCGGCGGCACCGGGAAGTTCGAGCCAGGGAGTCAAGAAGCCGGGCGTCTGAGCGCCTTGGCCGGGAGCGACGAGTACGAGCACCCTCACACTCTCTCTTGTGGATGGTCCCTGCCGCCCGTGGGGACAGGGACGAAGAACCGTCGGGGTAATTGTTGATGTCCGACAAAAGTCTAGGACTGCGGATCGCCGTCGGCCAGACGCCCCAGAATCAGGGCGATCCGCAACGTGAACGCAGAGCGGACATCGGAAGGAGACCATCCGGTGACGTCGGTCACACGTCGCAGCCGGTAGCGCACCGTGTTGGGGTGCACGAACAGCATCCGCGCCGCCCCTTCGAGGCTGCTGGCCTGCTCCAGGTAGACGCTCAGGGTCTCCAGTAGTGCCGACCCCGCCTCCTCCAGTGGTCTGTAGATCTCCTCCACCAGCTGATCCCTGGCAGCGGGATCGGAGGCGATGGCCCGTTCCGGCAGGAGATCGTCCGCCAGGACCGGCCGAGGGGCATCCTGCCAGGCCGTGCACGCTTTCAGCCCGGCCGCCGCGGCCTGAGCCGACTTCGTTGCGTTCAACAGGTCGGACACCACCGGTCCGGCGACTACCGGACCCGCCGCGAACGGCCCGATCAGCGACTTGGCCACCTGGATCGGGTTGTCGCTGCCGCCCGCGATCACCACCAGGCGGTCCCCGAGCACACCCGTGAGGACCTGGAGCTTGTGGTGGCGGGCCGCGCGCCGGATCGCCTCGACCGTCAGCTCGCTGTCCCCCTCCGGCGCCGTGCCGAGCACCACGCACACGTGGTCCGGGGAGTTCCAGCCCAGCGCCGCCGCCCGGGACAGCGCGCCCTCGTCCGCCTCGCCGGACAGCACCGCGTTGACCACCAGCGACTCCAGCCGGGCGTCCCAGGCCCCGCGCGCCTCGGCGGCCTGCGCGTACACCTGGGCGGTCGCGAAGGCGATCTCCCGGGCGTACACCAGCAGCGCCTCGCGCAGGATCGACTCGTCGCCGGGGGCCGCCACCTCCTCGATCGCGGACTCCATGACCTCGATCGTGGTGCGGACCATCTCGACGGTCTGCCGCAGGGTGATCGCCCGGGTCAGCTCGCGCGGAGCCGTCCCGAAGACATCGGTGGAGATCGCCTGCGGGGTCTCCGGGTGCCTGAACCACTCCGTGAACGCGGCGATACCCGCTTGGGCGACCAGGCCGATCCAGGACCGGTTCTCGGGCGGCATGGCCCGGTACCACGGCAGGGTCTCGTCCATGCGCGCGATCGCGTTGGCGGCCAGCCGGCCGGAGGACTTCTCCAGTCGGCGCAGCGTCGCGGTGTGCGGATGGGCGGGAGCGGGATGCGCGGCAGGGGTGGCGGGCGAATGCTCACGTTCGGGTTGGGACACGTGACAAGACTGCCTTATCGGGACGGGTACGCGGAGTCCGGTCCCGTGTCCGGCCCGCGCCCCGACCCGTGGCTGGGTCTACGGTGGCCTTCATGATTGATGTTCGCCGCGGCGCCGACCGGTACCAGGGCGGGGACCCGGCCGCCGGGATCACCACCCGGCACGCCTTCTCGTTCGGGGCCTTCTACGACCCGGACAACCTGCGCTTCGGTCCGGTCCTCGCCTGCAACGAGGAGACCCTCGCACCGGGCGCCGGCTTCGACGAGCACCCGCACAGCCACACCGAGATCGTGACCTGGGTGGTCGAGGGCGAGCTCACCCACCAGGACAGCACCGGGGAGAAGAGCCAGGTGCGGCCCGGGGACGTGCAGCGGTTCGGCGCCGGGTCCGGGGCGCGGCACGTGGAGCGCAACGACGGCACCGGGCGGCTGCGCTTCGTGCAGATGTGGCTGGCGCCGCTCGTCGCGGGCGGCGAGCCCTCGTACGAGGTGGTCCGGGAGCTCGCCGACGCCGCGCCCTACGAGGTCCCCGCGGCCGGGGCCGTCCTGCACGTCCGGCGGCCCGGCGCGGGCGAGCGCGTCCGCGTGCCGGCGGCGGACCGGGTGTACCTGCACGTGGTGCGGGGGGACCTGCGCCTGGACGGGGAGGAGCTGGGCCCCGGCGACTCGGTGCGGATCTCCGCCGAGCGGGACCTGGAGATCACCGCCGGGTCCCCGGGCGAGCTGCTGATCTGGGAGTTCCCCGACCCGGCCGGAGCCGGGCCGGGCGCGGACCGGCCGGAGCGGAGCCCGGCCTAGGCCGTCTCTTCCGGATCTTGTCGGGCCGCCTAGCGGGAGCGGAGCTCGGCCAGTACCGCGTCGGTGAACGGGGTCCAGGCCTCGGCGGCCCACGGGCCGAAGGGGCGGTCGGTCAGGGCCACGCACGCCGCGCGCGCGTCCGGGTCCACCCACAGGAAGGTGCCGGCCTGGCCGAAGTGGCCGAAGGTGCGGGGCGAGGAGGAAGTGCCCGTCCAGTGCGGGGACTTGTGGTCGCGGATCTCCAGGCCGAGGCCCCAGTCGTTGGGGGACTGGTGCCCGTAGCCCGGCAGGACGCCCTTGAGCCCGGGGTGGACGACGGACGTGGCCCCGGCGACCGTGCGGACGTCCAGCAGTCGCGGTGCCTGCAGCTCGGCGGCGAAGCGCAGCAGGTCGGAGACGGTGGAGACGCCGTCCTTGGCGGGCGAGCCCTCCAGCGTGGTCCGGGTCATGCCCAGCGGTTCGAAGACCGCCTGGTGCAGGTACTCCGCGAAGGGGATCCCGGTGGCCTTGGCGATGTGGTCGCCGAGCTCCTCGAAACCGGCGTTCGAATACAGCCGGCGCTGCCCGGGCGGGGCCGACACCCGGTGCTCGTCGAAGGCCAGGCCGCTGGTGTGCGCCAGCAGGTGACGGACCGTCGACCCCTCGGGGCCGGCCGGGTCGTCCAGCTCGATCGCCCCCTCCTCGTACGCGACGAGCGCGGCGTACGCGGCGAGCGGCTTGGTGACCGACGCCAGGGCGAACCGGTGGTCGACGGGCCCGTGGGAGCCGGCGATGCTCCCGTCGGCGCGCACGACGCCCGCCGCGGCGGTCGGTACCGGCCAGGTCTCGATGATCCGCAGGCTTTCCATGCCGTTCACGGCCTCCACGCTCTCCATGCCGCCGAGCCTACTTGCTTGGAGTGCACTCAAGGGTTTTAGCGTGGAGCCATGAGCCAGAGCCTGACGCAGACGCGGTACACGATCAGCGAGGTCGAGGCCCGGACCGGTCTGACCCAGCACACCCTGCGCTGGTACGAGCGGATCGGCCTGATGCCGCACGTGGACCGCTCCCACTCGGGACAGCGGCGCTTCACCGACAAGGACCTCGACTGGCTGGCGTTCGTCGGCAAGCTGCGGGCCACGGGGATGTCGGTGGCGGACATGGTCCGGTACGCCGAACTGGTCCGCGAGGGCGCCCACACGGTGGGGGAGCGCCGGGAGCTGCTGGAACGCACGCGCCGCGAGGTGCGCTCGCGGATCACGGAGCTCACGGACGCGCTCGCCGTACTGGACTACAAGATCGATATGTATGCCATGAAATCGGTACCGGGGAAGGCACAGCAATGACGGAGCACGGCACCACCCTCGAACAGGTCGAGCTCGGCAAGGGCGGCCCGCTGGTCGGCGTCCAGGGCCTCGGCTGCATGGGCATGAGCGAGTTCTACGGAGACACCGACGAGGCGGCGGCCCGGGAGACCCTGGAGGCGGCGCTGGCCGCGGGCGTCACCCTCTTCGACACCGCGGACGTCTACGGACGGGGACGCAACGAGGAGTTCCTGGCGCCCTTCGTGGCCGCCCACCGGGACGGGATCACCCTGGCGACCAAGTTCGCGATAGAGCGCACCGACGACCCGCAGTACCGGGGCATCCGCAACGACCGCGCCTACATCCGCACGTCCGTCGAGGCAAGCCTGCGCCGGCTCGGCGTGGACGTCATCGACCTGTACTACATGCACCGGCGCGACCCGGCCGTGCCCTTCGGCGAGTCCGTCGGCGCCATGGCGGAACTGGTACAGGAGGGCAAGGTCCGCCACCTGGGCCTCAGCGAGGTCACGGGAGCGGAACTGCGCGAGGCGCACGCCGTGCACCCGATCGCGGCGCTCCAGTCGGAGTGGTCGCTGTTCAGCCGGGACGTGGAGCGCAGCGCGGTGGGCGCGGCGGCCGAACTGGGCGTGGCGATCGCCGCCTACTCCCCGCTCGGCCGGGGCTTCCTCACCGGGTCCTTCGCGGACGCCTCCGCGGAGCTGTCGCAGAACGACTTCCGCCGCTACCAGCCGCGCTTCAACGGCGACAACGCCCGGGCCAATGCGGAGCTGCTGGTCCCGGTCCGGGAGATCGCCGCGCAGCGGGGTGCGACCCCGGCGCAGATCGCCCTGGCCTGGGTGCAGCAGCGGGCGAAGGTGCACGGGCTGACCGTGGTCCCGATCCCGGGCACCCGCAAGCCGGCACGGCTGCTCGAGAACACCGGGGCGACCCGGATCACCCTCACGCAGGCCGAGCTGGACCTGCTGGAGCCGATCGCCGCGCAGGTCGCCGGGGACCGGTACCCGGACATGAGCGCCACCTCGACGGCGCGGGAGGCCTGAGCCGCCGCGGCGCGCACCCGTCCGCCGCGGCGCTACAGCGACTCGGCGGCGAACCGGTCCCGCAGCGCCGCGTACTCCGCGTCCGTGAGCAGCCCCGCCGTGTGCAGCTCGCTCAGGTGCCGCAGCCGGTCGTCGCCGGAGCGGGCCCGCGGCACGGCGGCGACCGGGGTGCGGCTGCGCAGCGCGGCGAGGACGGCCGCGGCGAACGGCAGCGACTCGTGGACCGCCCCGTAGCCCGTGCCGAAGACCGCCGACGACAGGTCGTGGTCCGGGCGGGGGTCGCTCGCGGTGTCCCGCAGCACCAGCCGCAGGTGCCCGCCGGGGCCCTCGGGGGAGCACCACTCGACGCCGGTGAGGGCGGCCAGCGGATAGCGCTGGTCGCCCGCCTTCCACTTGGTGCCGGTGGCGCCCGTACGGGACCAGTGGAAGGTGATCGCCGAGCCGTCGAAGGACACCCGGGCGTCGTACGCCTTCAGGTGCACCGGCGGCTGCGGCACGTCGACGAGGAAGCGCTCGGACGGCTCGTCGGCATCCGGCCCGAGCCGGGACCGCAGCGCGTCGGCGAATGCGGCGGCCGCCGGCGCCCGGTCGCCCGGCACCACCAGCCGGTACGGGTCGCAGGCCTCCTTCAGCTGCCCGGCGGCGGCCTCGGTCAACGGATCCGCGCCCGGCCGCGGCAGGACACGCAGCACCACCGCGTCGCGCTTGCCGCCGGTCTCGGTCACGGACACGGCGGACACCGCTTCGAGGGGGATTCGACGCGAGCCCAGGGCGTGGAGCAGCCTCGGCGTTCTGATCCCCCGTGTGAAGCGGATGAGCACCGAGTCCGAGTCGAACTCCCAGACGGCATGATTTCCGGCCAGTACGTCACCCATGCGGCACATCGTAAAGGGCGGCGCCCCCGCGCGTCCCCCCGGTTGCGGGGCCCGTTTTCCGAGCCTCTACGCGCGTCAGTCCTGCTCTGTCCCGGAAATTCCGCGCCGACAGGCATCGTCCCCGGTCGCGCAGACAACGGAACCGAACGCACCGGTTCCGATGCGGGCGAAGTTGTCCATCGAGTCCGTCCCTGGCGCGAAATAGCCGGTGTGGCTCCTGGCCCGGGCCGAGGACAGCAGCCGCGCGCCGAACGCCGGGGACACCGGATCGGCGCCGTGGCCCAGCCCGCCGACCTCCAGGTGCGGAACGTCCGCGATCCAGTCGCCCTCGTCGCGGGTCGCCCAGACGCGCGCCGAGGTGCGCAGCCCGGCCACGTTCTCCGCACGCATCCCGGGGCTGCCCGCCACCACCACGTCGGTCACCCGGCGCGGGAGCTCGTGCGCGGCCACCCCGCAGACCACCGATCCGTAGCTGTGGCAGAACAGCGCCACGCTCGAATCCCCGGGCAGGGTCGTGGTGAGGTCCTTCAGCAGAACGGCGCCCTCGACGGCCATCCGGCCCGTGGCCGCGTCCATGCCGACCCCGGTGGGGGCGGTGTAGCCGGCCCAGGCGATGACCGCCGTCCGGCGGTCCGGCTCGGCCGTGCGCTGGGCCTCGTACAGGGACTCGGCCATACCGACGGGCGAGGTCAGCCGGCGCTGGGTGCGCTCGAAGGTCAACAGGTCGGTGTCGACACCGGGGACGATCACCGAGACCCGCTCGGCCCGGGCGAGGTCGCCGAAGACCTCGGCCACCCGGCCGTCGCCGGTCGGGTCGAAGACGAGGATCTGCCGGCCGGGCTCGGCGAGCGAGGCGAACCGGTGGGAGCGCCGGGTGGCCGTGGCCCGGTCGGCCGGGGTCAGCGCGACATCGCGGCTGCGGGCCTCGTCGACCCGGCGGGCCTGCTCCAGACCCTTCAGGTTGGCCCGGTAGCGCACGGCCGGGGGGACCCCGTCGAGATTGCCGACGACGAGCGGGTAGCCGTCGACCAGACGGGCCTGCTGGGCGCCGTCGAGGCCGGCGAAGAAACGGGCCACGGTGCGCGCGGGGGCGTTCGCGGGCGGTACCGGGCGGCCGTCGATGTGGGCCTTGGCCCAGGCGCCGAGGGCGGCCGTCCGCAGCGGAGTGCCCCCCTCCGGCCGGTGCACGGCCGTCCAGCCGGTGGTCGCCAGCATGATGAAGACCACCGCCAGCGCGAGCAGGACACGCAGGGCGGCAGGGCGCGGGTCGGCGCCGAGAGCGGTGGGATGGGCAAGGCCGGGCACGTTCACTGCGACCAGACTATGAGACGAATTGCGGCACGGGCGTGCCGGGTGACCGGACTCACGGCCGACCGTGGGACCCCGTGAGGCCCGCCCGGGGGACCCCCGGACGCACCGGCGGACCGGGCGCCGGAACCGGCCGGGCTACGCACGTTCGCGCCATGTCGAGGTCAGCGCGGGTCCGATCACATCGAGGTACGTCTCCGTCAGCCTCCGGATCGACTCCACGCTGGTGTCCTCGCCCTGCCCCCACAGCCGTCCCGTGACGCGCATCACGCCGCAGAACGCGGCCACCGCGACCCGCGGGCGCGGATCGGCGTCCGCGTCCAGGCCCTCCCGGGCGCCGATCAGCCGGGCGATCCGGTCCTCCAGGTCGGTGCAGCGCCGCAGGTGCACGGCGAGCAGGGCCGGAGTGGACTCGATCAGCCGGTAGCTGCGCATGTAGAGATCGACCGGGACCACCTCGGACAGCGTCACCTCGACGGTGTCCCACGCGGCGAGCGCCGCGCCCCGCATGGCCTCGAAGGGGCCCTCGGAGGCCGGCCGGGCGTGGAGTTCGGCGACGAACCGCGACTCGACCAGCTCCTGGAGGGCGAAGACGACCTCCTCCTTGTTGGCGAAGTAGCGGAAGAAGGTGCGCTGGGACACGCGTACGGCGTCGGTGATCTCGTCGACGGTGGTGCGCTCGTAGCCCTGGGAGAGGAACAGCATCAGGGAGGCGCGCAGCAGGGCGTTCCGGGTGCGCCGCTTCTTGCGCTCGCGCAGTCCGGCCACCGGCGCGGGCACCGGCGCGGCCGTCGCCGACCGCTCGTCGATCGCCACCGCGGGGCTCCTTCCTGACGCCGGGTGGGCGGTCAGCGTACCGGTGCGCGACGGGCCGCAGACGGCTCCGCACGGGGGTGTCGACGTGCCGTCCCACGTCCTCGGCGCGAGCCCGCGGCCGCTCGCGCATGACACGTTCGGGTCGGCCACCGGCCGGGGCGCAGCCGGGTCGGGGCGGCCGCGGCCCGCGGCGCGGCGGCTCCCGGAGGCGTCAACTCCGTACGCGCGACAGCCCCGCCGGACGGTTGCGGCAGGGCTGTCGCCTATCAGGGTGGATGCGGGCGGAGCCCCTTCCGCCCGCACGTCACCGCAGGTCAGCGTGGTGTCGGCGGAGCTTTCGGAAGCGGTCCGGGCGCCCGCCGTCCACAAGGAGTTGACCCGTCATGCGTACGTGTCGCATCACCCGTCGCATCACCCGTACCAGCACCACGACCACCCTGGCCGCGACCGTCCTGGCCCTGACCGCCCTCATCCCGAGTACGGCCGGCACGGCGCACGCCGCGGGCCCGCCGACACTCGGGGCCTGCGCGACCGGACAGCTGTGCCTGTGGGCGAAACCGGAGTTCAAGGGAGCCCGCCAGACGCACGAACTGAGCAACCTGGACATCAACAGCTGCACCGCGCTGCCGGCCGGGACCAGCGCCCAGTCGCTCAGCAACCGCACCGGGCGCCCGGTGACCACCTATCAGTCGGCCGAGTGCGCGGAGACGGGCGAGTTCCAGACCTACCCCGGCGACGGGGTCTGGCTGCCCCAGTCGCCCTACCAGGTGCGGGCGTTCAAGGTGTGGGAGAGGTAGCTTCCCGCTGCGCCGGGGCGTTCGGCGGGGCGGCCACGGCCGCGGCCGCGGCCGCATCGGGCACATCGGCCGCGCGAGCCGCATGAGCCTCACGAGCCGCATGAGCCGCATCGGTCACCGTGGCCGCCGTGCCGCCCAGCCGGGCGACCTCGCCGCGCAGCGCCCGCACCTCCGCCTGCAGTTCCCGGATGGCCGCCAGCTGGAGCATGTCCGCCCGGTCGTCGCGCTCGAAACGGGAGATGAACCACGCGGCGATGTTCGCCGTCACCACACCGAGCAGCGCGATCCCGGACAGCATCAGCCCGACGGCCAGCACCCGGCCCAGGCCGGTGGTGGGCGAGTGGTCCCCGTACCCGACCGTCGTCATCGTGGTGAAGGACCACCACACGGCGTCGCCCAGGTTCTTGATGTTCCCCTCGGGGGCGTCCCGCTCCACGCTGAGCACCGCCAGCGAGCCGAACATCAGCAGGCCCACGACGGCTCCCGCCACGTACGTCGTCAGCTGGATCTGCGGGGCCATCCGGGCCCGCCGGCCCACCAGCATCAAGGTGGCGACCAGCCGCAGCAGCCGCAGCGGCTGCACCAGCGGCAGCACCACCGCGGCCAGGTCCAGCCAGTGGGTCCGTACGAAGTGCTTGCGGTCCGCCGAGAGCACCAGCCGGACCAGGTAGTCGACGGCGAAGGCGCCCCACACCAGCCATTCCACATGGGTGCAGGCCCGGTGCACGTCCGCACTCGCGTCGGGGGCGACGATGGGCACGGCATAGGCCACGGCGAACGCCACGGCGAGCAGGAGCAGCGGGGTCTGGCTCCGCCGCTCCCACAGCAGCTGGCGGGAGGGTTCCTTCATGCCGAGCATCGTAAGGAACCCGCACACGACAGCGGGCCCCGGCCGAAGCCGGGACCCGCTCACCCGATGATCCGTACCGCCGCGCAGCGACTACGCGTCGCCGCCCGCCGCACCCGGGTCGGCCGCCGCCACGTCCAGCAGCTGGTACCGGTCGATCGCCTGCTTCAGCACCGAGCGGTCGATCTTCCCCGCCCTCGCCAGCTCGGTGAGCGTGGCCAGGGCCACCGACTGCGCGTCGATGTGGAAGAAGCGCCGTGCGGCGCCGCGGGTGTCCGCGAAGCCGAAGCCGTCCGCGCCCAGCGAGGTGTACGCGCCGGGCACCCACCGCGAGATCTGGTCCGGAACCGCGCGCATCCAGTCCGAGACCGCCACGAACGGCCCCTCCGCACCCGACAGCTTCCGCGTCACGTACGGGACGCGCTGCTCCTCCTCCGGGTGGAGCAGGTTGTGCTCCTCGACCTCGACCGCCTCGCGGCGCAGCTCGTTCCAGGAGGTCGCCGACCAGACGTCCGCCCGGACGCCCCAGTCGGCGGCCAGGATCCGCTGCGCCTCCAGCGCCCACGGCACGGCCACGCCCGAGGCCATGATCTGCGCCCCGATCGTGC encodes:
- a CDS encoding PucR family transcriptional regulator → MSQPEREHSPATPAAHPAPAHPHTATLRRLEKSSGRLAANAIARMDETLPWYRAMPPENRSWIGLVAQAGIAAFTEWFRHPETPQAISTDVFGTAPRELTRAITLRQTVEMVRTTIEVMESAIEEVAAPGDESILREALLVYAREIAFATAQVYAQAAEARGAWDARLESLVVNAVLSGEADEGALSRAAALGWNSPDHVCVVLGTAPEGDSELTVEAIRRAARHHKLQVLTGVLGDRLVVIAGGSDNPIQVAKSLIGPFAAGPVVAGPVVSDLLNATKSAQAAAAGLKACTAWQDAPRPVLADDLLPERAIASDPAARDQLVEEIYRPLEEAGSALLETLSVYLEQASSLEGAARMLFVHPNTVRYRLRRVTDVTGWSPSDVRSAFTLRIALILGRLADGDPQS
- a CDS encoding pirin family protein — its product is MIDVRRGADRYQGGDPAAGITTRHAFSFGAFYDPDNLRFGPVLACNEETLAPGAGFDEHPHSHTEIVTWVVEGELTHQDSTGEKSQVRPGDVQRFGAGSGARHVERNDGTGRLRFVQMWLAPLVAGGEPSYEVVRELADAAPYEVPAAGAVLHVRRPGAGERVRVPAADRVYLHVVRGDLRLDGEELGPGDSVRISAERDLEITAGSPGELLIWEFPDPAGAGPGADRPERSPA
- a CDS encoding serine hydrolase domain-containing protein, whose amino-acid sequence is MESLRIIETWPVPTAAAGVVRADGSIAGSHGPVDHRFALASVTKPLAAYAALVAYEEGAIELDDPAGPEGSTVRHLLAHTSGLAFDEHRVSAPPGQRRLYSNAGFEELGDHIAKATGIPFAEYLHQAVFEPLGMTRTTLEGSPAKDGVSTVSDLLRFAAELQAPRLLDVRTVAGATSVVHPGLKGVLPGYGHQSPNDWGLGLEIRDHKSPHWTGTSSSPRTFGHFGQAGTFLWVDPDARAACVALTDRPFGPWAAEAWTPFTDAVLAELRSR
- a CDS encoding MerR family transcriptional regulator, yielding MSQSLTQTRYTISEVEARTGLTQHTLRWYERIGLMPHVDRSHSGQRRFTDKDLDWLAFVGKLRATGMSVADMVRYAELVREGAHTVGERRELLERTRREVRSRITELTDALAVLDYKIDMYAMKSVPGKAQQ
- a CDS encoding aldo/keto reductase, producing the protein MTEHGTTLEQVELGKGGPLVGVQGLGCMGMSEFYGDTDEAAARETLEAALAAGVTLFDTADVYGRGRNEEFLAPFVAAHRDGITLATKFAIERTDDPQYRGIRNDRAYIRTSVEASLRRLGVDVIDLYYMHRRDPAVPFGESVGAMAELVQEGKVRHLGLSEVTGAELREAHAVHPIAALQSEWSLFSRDVERSAVGAAAELGVAIAAYSPLGRGFLTGSFADASAELSQNDFRRYQPRFNGDNARANAELLVPVREIAAQRGATPAQIALAWVQQRAKVHGLTVVPIPGTRKPARLLENTGATRITLTQAELDLLEPIAAQVAGDRYPDMSATSTAREA
- a CDS encoding DUF4429 domain-containing protein encodes the protein MCRMGDVLAGNHAVWEFDSDSVLIRFTRGIRTPRLLHALGSRRIPLEAVSAVSVTETGGKRDAVVLRVLPRPGADPLTEAAAGQLKEACDPYRLVVPGDRAPAAAAFADALRSRLGPDADEPSERFLVDVPQPPVHLKAYDARVSFDGSAITFHWSRTGATGTKWKAGDQRYPLAALTGVEWCSPEGPGGHLRLVLRDTASDPRPDHDLSSAVFGTGYGAVHESLPFAAAVLAALRSRTPVAAVPRARSGDDRLRHLSELHTAGLLTDAEYAALRDRFAAESL
- a CDS encoding alpha/beta hydrolase; translation: MVFIMLATTGWTAVHRPEGGTPLRTAALGAWAKAHIDGRPVPPANAPARTVARFFAGLDGAQQARLVDGYPLVVGNLDGVPPAVRYRANLKGLEQARRVDEARSRDVALTPADRATATRRSHRFASLAEPGRQILVFDPTGDGRVAEVFGDLARAERVSVIVPGVDTDLLTFERTQRRLTSPVGMAESLYEAQRTAEPDRRTAVIAWAGYTAPTGVGMDAATGRMAVEGAVLLKDLTTTLPGDSSVALFCHSYGSVVCGVAAHELPRRVTDVVVAGSPGMRAENVAGLRTSARVWATRDEGDWIADVPHLEVGGLGHGADPVSPAFGARLLSSARARSHTGYFAPGTDSMDNFARIGTGAFGSVVCATGDDACRRGISGTEQD
- a CDS encoding TetR/AcrR family transcriptional regulator — protein: MAIDERSATAAPVPAPVAGLRERKKRRTRNALLRASLMLFLSQGYERTTVDEITDAVRVSQRTFFRYFANKEEVVFALQELVESRFVAELHARPASEGPFEAMRGAALAAWDTVEVTLSEVVPVDLYMRSYRLIESTPALLAVHLRRCTDLEDRIARLIGAREGLDADADPRPRVAVAAFCGVMRVTGRLWGQGEDTSVESIRRLTETYLDVIGPALTSTWRERA
- a CDS encoding peptidase inhibitor family I36 protein produces the protein MRTCRITRRITRTSTTTTLAATVLALTALIPSTAGTAHAAGPPTLGACATGQLCLWAKPEFKGARQTHELSNLDINSCTALPAGTSAQSLSNRTGRPVTTYQSAECAETGEFQTYPGDGVWLPQSPYQVRAFKVWER
- a CDS encoding potassium channel family protein — encoded protein: MKEPSRQLLWERRSQTPLLLLAVAFAVAYAVPIVAPDASADVHRACTHVEWLVWGAFAVDYLVRLVLSADRKHFVRTHWLDLAAVVLPLVQPLRLLRLVATLMLVGRRARMAPQIQLTTYVAGAVVGLLMFGSLAVLSVERDAPEGNIKNLGDAVWWSFTTMTTVGYGDHSPTTGLGRVLAVGLMLSGIALLGVVTANIAAWFISRFERDDRADMLQLAAIRELQAEVRALRGEVARLGGTAATVTDAAHAAREAHAARAADVPDAAAAAAVAAPPNAPAQREATSPTP